From Catenulispora sp. EB89, a single genomic window includes:
- a CDS encoding LuxR C-terminal-related transcriptional regulator → MLIPAGLSAFDESVLRRLLTAGDPHTPATLAEDLGAPPEQVRRSVRRLTELGLALRDGLAVVPVDPRVALTGLLRERRTELDRLTQTIDELSASFHDRAVRTGAARPVEAIVGRSAIAARFHDLMARADTEILAFDTPPYVASNYGDSEAETGALARGVAVRAVYAAEVLDHPDRTNRVRALVQLGEQARAAPALPTKLVVADRREAILPLSEPGAGDADSRCAVVHASGLCEALIALFEAVWTQAVPLFAPRAGANPDLLAEDHAILQCLNAGMKDDVIARQLGISERTVRRRVADLAVRLGAASRFQIGAQAARRGWV, encoded by the coding sequence GTGTTGATCCCCGCCGGCCTGTCAGCCTTCGACGAATCCGTCCTGCGCCGCCTGCTCACCGCGGGCGACCCGCACACCCCGGCGACCCTCGCCGAGGACCTCGGCGCCCCGCCGGAACAGGTCCGCCGCAGCGTCCGCCGCCTCACCGAGCTCGGGCTCGCGCTGCGCGACGGGTTGGCGGTGGTGCCGGTCGACCCGCGCGTGGCGCTCACCGGGCTGTTGCGGGAGCGGCGGACCGAGTTGGACCGGCTGACCCAGACCATCGACGAGCTGTCGGCCAGCTTCCACGACCGCGCGGTGCGCACCGGGGCGGCGCGGCCGGTCGAGGCGATCGTCGGGCGCTCGGCCATCGCCGCGCGGTTCCACGATCTGATGGCGCGCGCCGACACCGAGATCCTCGCCTTCGACACGCCGCCATACGTCGCGTCCAACTACGGCGACTCCGAGGCGGAGACCGGCGCGTTGGCGCGGGGTGTCGCCGTGCGCGCCGTCTACGCGGCCGAGGTGCTGGACCACCCTGACCGCACCAACCGGGTACGAGCGCTCGTCCAGCTCGGCGAGCAGGCGCGCGCCGCTCCGGCGCTGCCGACCAAGCTCGTCGTCGCCGACCGGCGGGAGGCGATCCTGCCGTTGTCCGAGCCGGGGGCCGGCGACGCCGACTCGCGCTGCGCCGTCGTGCACGCCTCCGGGCTCTGCGAGGCACTGATCGCGCTGTTCGAGGCGGTGTGGACGCAGGCGGTGCCGTTGTTCGCGCCGCGGGCGGGAGCGAACCCGGATCTGCTCGCCGAGGACCACGCGATCCTGCAGTGCCTGAACGCGGGGATGAAGGACGACGTCATCGCGCGCCAGCTCGGCATCAGCGAGCGCACCGTGCGCCGCCGCGTCGCCGATCTGGCGGTCCGGCTCGGGGCCGCGTCGCGCTTCCAGATCGGCGCTCAGGCGGCGCGCCGCGGTTGGGTGTGA
- a CDS encoding M20/M25/M40 family metallo-hydrolase: MDIAQLTAKVDALMPGVAADLKRLAAIPSIAFPGYPQEKVVECHDLLVDLLREAGVQDLADLRLPDTSPIITGYIPPPTPQAPTVLLYGHYDVQPPGDEAAWASPPFTPTEYTDPEHGPAIRGRGIADDKSNLAVHLGALRAFDGRPPVGIRLVLEGQEEYGSVLDDYPPQNPAAFACDAMVIADMGNIRPGTPTLTTALRGDAEVLVEVRTLKEARHSGLYGGAAPDALLTLIAALATLHDDKGDVAVPGLRREPWSGTAYTDEEFRALATVEPGTPLLGTGGLGERLWSGPAVTVVGLDAPAVDTAALAVVPYARALVNLRIHPRQDPKEAQQALVRHLEAVKPFGVELTVTPQDAGPGFAARTGGPAYQAAATALAAAWGSAATQAASGGAIPLVNGLSKAVPNAEILLFGAEDAACQLHGPNERVLLSELRSSVLAEAAFFEAYARDYAKLSS, encoded by the coding sequence ATGGACATCGCGCAGCTCACCGCCAAAGTCGACGCCCTGATGCCCGGTGTCGCCGCCGATCTCAAGCGCCTGGCCGCGATCCCCTCGATCGCCTTCCCCGGCTATCCGCAGGAGAAGGTCGTCGAGTGCCACGACCTGCTGGTCGACCTGCTGCGCGAGGCGGGCGTCCAGGACCTGGCGGACCTGCGGCTGCCCGACACCTCGCCGATCATCACCGGCTACATCCCGCCGCCGACGCCGCAGGCCCCGACGGTCCTGCTCTACGGGCACTACGACGTCCAGCCGCCCGGGGACGAGGCGGCGTGGGCCTCCCCGCCCTTCACCCCGACGGAGTACACCGACCCCGAGCACGGCCCGGCCATCCGGGGCCGCGGCATCGCCGACGACAAGTCGAACCTGGCCGTGCACCTCGGCGCGCTGCGCGCCTTCGACGGCCGCCCGCCGGTCGGCATCCGCCTGGTGCTGGAAGGCCAGGAGGAGTACGGCAGCGTCCTGGACGACTACCCGCCGCAGAACCCGGCCGCGTTCGCCTGCGACGCGATGGTCATCGCCGACATGGGCAACATCCGCCCCGGCACCCCGACGCTGACCACCGCGCTGCGCGGGGACGCCGAGGTGCTGGTGGAGGTCCGCACGCTGAAGGAGGCGCGGCACAGCGGCCTGTACGGCGGCGCCGCCCCCGACGCGCTGCTCACCCTGATCGCCGCGCTGGCCACGCTGCACGACGACAAGGGCGACGTGGCCGTGCCGGGCCTGCGCCGCGAGCCGTGGTCCGGCACCGCGTACACCGACGAGGAGTTCCGCGCGCTGGCCACCGTCGAGCCCGGCACGCCGCTGCTGGGCACCGGCGGCCTCGGCGAGCGGCTGTGGAGCGGCCCGGCGGTCACGGTGGTCGGCCTGGACGCGCCGGCCGTCGACACCGCGGCGCTGGCCGTCGTGCCGTATGCCAGGGCTCTGGTGAACCTGCGGATCCATCCGCGGCAGGACCCGAAGGAAGCGCAGCAGGCGTTGGTCCGGCATCTGGAGGCGGTCAAGCCGTTCGGCGTCGAGCTGACCGTGACGCCCCAGGACGCGGGCCCCGGGTTCGCCGCCCGGACCGGCGGACCGGCATATCAGGCTGCTGCGACCGCGCTGGCGGCCGCGTGGGGTTCGGCCGCGACGCAGGCCGCGAGCGGCGGCGCGATCCCGTTGGTGAACGGGCTCTCGAAAGCGGTTCCGAATGCTGAGATCCTGTTGTTCGGGGCCGAAGACGCGGCGTGCCAGCTGCACGGGCCCAACGAGCGTGTACTGCTGTCTGAACTGCGGAGTTCGGTGCTGGCAGAGGCAGCTTTCTTCGAGGCTTACGCCAGGGATTATGCGAAGCTCTCCTCATGA
- a CDS encoding alpha/beta fold hydrolase: protein MTFTALDHVATPVLDIAYEHAGDPSGIPVVLLHGFPYDVRAYDKVAAALVAQGGYSVYAPYLRGFGRTRFLSEADLRSGQQGAIGQDLVDFIDALRLNRPIVGGYDWGGRAACIVSALWPERVRGLVTVDGFNVQDIAHSCEPSKPEWEATYWYQYYFHSERGRRGLERNREELCELLWRTWSPTWQAASAEFPASAPSLHNPDFVEVVIHSYRHRYGLAEGDPRYRAIEERLAFGTEIAVPTVVLEAGADGVGGPAFADSGDRELFIGRFEYRKVEGVGHNVPQEAPEAFAEAVRLLA from the coding sequence ATGACCTTCACTGCGTTGGATCACGTAGCGACGCCCGTTCTCGACATCGCCTATGAACACGCAGGGGACCCCTCGGGGATTCCCGTCGTCCTGCTCCACGGCTTCCCCTATGACGTCCGGGCCTACGACAAGGTCGCCGCAGCGCTGGTTGCGCAAGGTGGTTATTCGGTATACGCACCGTATCTGCGGGGCTTCGGCAGGACGCGCTTCCTGTCCGAGGCCGATCTGCGGTCCGGGCAGCAGGGCGCCATCGGCCAGGACCTGGTCGACTTCATCGACGCGCTGCGGCTGAACCGGCCGATCGTCGGCGGCTACGACTGGGGCGGGCGGGCGGCGTGCATCGTCTCGGCGCTGTGGCCGGAGCGGGTGCGCGGGCTGGTCACGGTCGACGGGTTCAACGTGCAGGACATCGCGCACTCCTGCGAGCCGTCGAAGCCGGAGTGGGAGGCCACGTACTGGTACCAGTACTACTTCCACAGCGAGCGCGGGCGGCGCGGGTTGGAGCGGAACCGCGAGGAACTGTGCGAGTTGCTGTGGCGGACGTGGTCGCCGACGTGGCAGGCCGCTTCGGCCGAGTTCCCGGCGAGTGCGCCGAGCCTGCACAACCCCGACTTCGTGGAAGTGGTCATCCATTCCTACCGGCACCGGTACGGCCTGGCCGAGGGTGATCCGCGGTATCGGGCGATCGAGGAGCGGCTGGCGTTCGGGACCGAGATCGCGGTGCCGACCGTGGTGCTGGAGGCCGGGGCGGACGGGGTCGGCGGGCCGGCGTTCGCCGATTCCGGGGACCGGGAGCTGTTCATCGGGCGCTTCGAGTACCGGAAGGTGGAGGGGGTCGGGCACAACGTGCCGCAGGAGGCGCCGGAGGCGTTCGCCGAGGCGGTCCGGCTGCTCGCGTGA
- a CDS encoding DMT family transporter, with protein MSSPVSVNRATAGVLFGVVSSVAFGAGGPFGKALIAAGFSPLQAVWMRLIGTVVVLVALCLALRRPGQLATMARNKWPIVIYGLVAVAACQVLYFVAASRLPVGIAILLEFTGPVLVVGWEKLVRHTHVARESAIGVGVAMLGLAIVVQIWSGVHLDAVGLAAGLGAGAGNATYFLVIDRLSGTVDPLTLTTGGMSVGMVALTPLAAPWSAPWHILGRSVPMGSHHLPGWTLAALIVLISTVLSYLTGAAAVQRLSATVAAGLAYVEPASATVVAWITLGERLSATQIAGGVIVLAGAYLAQRGIGRTTGAEGDSTRSILGTTVTTEALIP; from the coding sequence GTGAGCAGCCCCGTTTCCGTCAACCGCGCCACGGCCGGCGTCCTGTTCGGCGTGGTCTCCTCGGTGGCCTTCGGGGCCGGCGGTCCGTTCGGCAAGGCCCTGATCGCCGCCGGGTTCAGCCCGCTGCAGGCGGTGTGGATGCGGCTGATCGGGACGGTCGTGGTGCTGGTCGCGCTGTGTCTGGCGCTGCGGCGGCCCGGGCAGCTGGCGACGATGGCGCGGAACAAGTGGCCGATCGTGATCTACGGACTGGTGGCGGTCGCGGCGTGCCAGGTGCTGTATTTCGTGGCGGCCTCGCGGCTGCCGGTCGGGATCGCGATCCTGCTGGAGTTCACCGGGCCGGTGCTGGTGGTCGGCTGGGAGAAGCTGGTGCGGCACACGCACGTGGCGCGCGAGTCGGCGATCGGCGTCGGGGTGGCGATGCTGGGACTGGCGATCGTGGTGCAGATCTGGTCCGGGGTGCACCTGGACGCCGTGGGCCTGGCGGCCGGCCTCGGCGCCGGCGCCGGGAACGCGACGTACTTCCTGGTGATCGACCGACTGTCCGGCACGGTCGACCCGCTGACCCTCACCACCGGCGGCATGAGCGTCGGCATGGTGGCGCTGACCCCGCTGGCCGCACCGTGGTCCGCGCCCTGGCACATCCTGGGGCGCTCGGTCCCGATGGGCTCGCACCACCTGCCGGGCTGGACGCTGGCCGCTCTCATCGTGCTGATCAGCACGGTCCTGTCCTACCTCACCGGCGCGGCGGCGGTGCAGCGGCTGTCGGCGACGGTGGCGGCGGGACTGGCGTACGTCGAGCCGGCATCGGCGACCGTCGTGGCCTGGATCACACTCGGCGAGCGGCTGTCGGCGACGCAGATCGCCGGCGGCGTGATCGTGCTGGCGGGGGCCTACCTCGCACAGCGCGGAATCGGGCGCACCACGGGTGCCGAAGGAGATTCCACCCGGTCTATCCTGGGAACCACGGTCACCACGGAAGCGTTGATCCCATGA
- a CDS encoding PspA/IM30 family protein, translating to MSGVMKRMKLVVEAKANAALERRENPVEQLDLSYEKQLELLQKVRRGVAEVATSRKRLEIQLKQLQADYDKRGEQAKRALEIGREDLAREALVRRGPLQQQIEDMTQQYNALQAEEEKLVRASQSLQAKVDAFRTKKETIKATYAAAQATTQIGEAFSGISEEMGDVNMAIERAENKTAQLQARGAALDELTASGVLNDPTGYGKDDITRELDALSAGSGVENEMARLRNEIASGDAKKQIGPGAGA from the coding sequence ATGAGCGGCGTCATGAAGCGGATGAAGCTGGTCGTCGAGGCCAAAGCCAACGCGGCCCTTGAACGCCGCGAAAATCCGGTCGAACAGCTCGACCTGTCCTACGAGAAGCAGCTGGAGCTGCTGCAGAAGGTGCGCCGCGGCGTCGCGGAGGTGGCGACGAGCCGCAAGCGCCTGGAGATCCAGCTCAAGCAACTGCAGGCGGACTACGACAAGCGCGGCGAGCAGGCCAAGCGCGCCCTCGAGATCGGCCGCGAAGACCTGGCCCGCGAGGCCCTGGTCCGCCGCGGCCCGCTCCAGCAGCAGATCGAGGACATGACGCAGCAGTACAACGCCCTGCAGGCAGAAGAGGAAAAGCTCGTCCGAGCCTCCCAGTCCCTGCAGGCCAAGGTCGACGCCTTCCGCACCAAGAAGGAGACGATCAAGGCCACCTACGCCGCAGCCCAGGCGACCACCCAGATCGGCGAAGCCTTCAGCGGCATCTCCGAGGAGATGGGCGACGTCAACATGGCCATCGAGCGCGCCGAGAACAAAACGGCCCAACTCCAGGCCCGCGGCGCCGCCCTGGACGAACTCACCGCCTCCGGCGTCCTGAACGACCCCACCGGCTACGGCAAGGACGACATCACGCGCGAACTCGATGCCCTCTCGGCCGGCTCCGGCGTGGAGAACGAGATGGCGCGGCTCCGGAACGAGATCGCGTCCGGCGACGCGAAGAAGCAGATCGGGCCGGGGGCCGGGGCCTAG
- a CDS encoding acetylxylan esterase, translating into MPGSDTAPDDFDAFWCKGIEVARSLGGKPSAELVDTGLTTITTQDVTFPGYGGEPVRAWLHLPRHTDGPLPVVVRYIGYGGGRGLPHEDVLWANAGYAYFVMDTRGQGSDWGLGDTADPHGSGPAYPGFMTRGIGDPEDYYYRRVTIDAVRAVDAVAAFGEVDPTRISVVGTSQGGGLALAVAGLHPGVRAAMIDVPFLCDFPRAVHSAERGPYTELAAYMRMHRGSVSAVQETLAYFDGVSHARSATAPAMFSVALKDDICPPSTVYAAYNVYGGPKEIVEYEFNNHEGGGSFHAAVQLRWLARLHRALETDC; encoded by the coding sequence ATGCCTGGTTCCGACACCGCCCCGGACGACTTCGACGCATTCTGGTGCAAGGGCATCGAGGTCGCGCGCTCGCTCGGCGGCAAGCCGTCGGCCGAGCTCGTCGACACCGGTCTGACCACGATCACCACCCAGGACGTGACGTTCCCCGGCTACGGCGGCGAGCCGGTGCGCGCTTGGCTGCACCTGCCCCGGCACACGGACGGGCCGCTTCCGGTGGTGGTGCGCTACATAGGCTACGGCGGTGGACGGGGATTGCCGCACGAAGACGTGTTGTGGGCCAACGCCGGCTATGCCTACTTCGTGATGGACACGCGCGGGCAGGGGTCGGATTGGGGTTTGGGCGACACCGCTGATCCGCATGGATCAGGGCCCGCATATCCGGGGTTCATGACGCGCGGCATTGGTGACCCGGAGGATTACTACTACCGGCGCGTGACGATCGACGCGGTGCGGGCCGTGGACGCCGTGGCGGCGTTCGGCGAGGTGGATCCGACGCGGATCTCGGTGGTGGGGACGAGCCAGGGCGGGGGACTGGCGCTGGCGGTCGCGGGGCTGCATCCGGGGGTGCGGGCGGCGATGATCGATGTTCCTTTTCTGTGCGACTTCCCGCGCGCCGTTCACAGCGCCGAGCGGGGGCCGTATACGGAACTCGCGGCGTATATGCGGATGCATCGCGGTTCCGTCTCCGCGGTTCAGGAGACGTTGGCGTATTTCGACGGGGTGAGCCATGCGCGAAGTGCCACTGCTCCGGCCATGTTCTCCGTGGCGTTGAAGGACGACATATGTCCGCCTTCAACGGTGTATGCGGCCTACAACGTCTATGGCGGGCCGAAGGAGATCGTGGAGTACGAGTTCAACAACCATGAAGGTGGCGGCAGTTTTCACGCCGCGGTGCAGCTTCGGTGGCTGGCACGGTTGCATCGGGCGTTGGAAACAGACTGTTGA
- a CDS encoding LacI family DNA-binding transcriptional regulator, which produces MPARPTMRSVAEHAGVSHQTVSRVVNGDPTVTDAVRERVVTSMSELGYRPSAGGRAMARGRTEVVGLVIPHDPGFAFANDHLIRMMTGAEQELAARGYGMLLSTREASKDPASAYRRFDRRRLVDGLIVEGGGGTAALPHLVELGYPVVVIGYTEDDLAMVHPDDEGGAYAVAQHLLALGHRRIGVVNGPPESRLAMAARLRGVRRAFADARLEPTPELEVHGDFTFESGHAGAQQLMTLPNPPTAVFAFNDAMALGVLRWMRENGKSVPGDVSIAGFDDTSAAVLGETPLTSVALQSVDLGRRAAQILLDMLDGKDAQNTETVMAGRLMVRKSTAPPRTLI; this is translated from the coding sequence ATGCCAGCACGGCCGACCATGCGCAGCGTCGCGGAACACGCGGGGGTCTCGCACCAGACGGTCTCCCGCGTGGTGAACGGCGACCCGACGGTCACCGACGCGGTCCGCGAGCGCGTCGTCACCTCGATGTCGGAGCTCGGCTACCGCCCCAGCGCCGGCGGCCGGGCCATGGCCCGCGGCCGCACCGAGGTGGTCGGCCTGGTGATCCCGCACGACCCCGGCTTCGCCTTCGCCAACGACCACCTGATCCGCATGATGACCGGCGCGGAGCAGGAACTGGCGGCCCGCGGCTACGGCATGCTGCTGTCCACCCGCGAGGCCTCCAAGGACCCCGCCTCCGCCTACCGCCGCTTCGACCGGCGCCGGCTGGTCGACGGCCTGATCGTCGAGGGCGGCGGGGGCACGGCCGCGCTGCCGCACCTGGTGGAGCTCGGCTACCCGGTCGTGGTGATCGGCTACACCGAGGACGACCTGGCCATGGTGCACCCCGACGACGAGGGCGGCGCCTACGCGGTCGCGCAGCACCTGCTGGCGCTGGGCCACCGCCGGATCGGCGTGGTCAACGGACCGCCGGAGAGCCGGCTGGCGATGGCCGCCCGGCTGCGCGGCGTCCGGCGTGCCTTCGCCGACGCGCGCCTGGAACCCACGCCGGAGCTGGAGGTCCACGGCGACTTCACCTTCGAATCCGGGCACGCCGGCGCGCAGCAGCTGATGACCCTCCCCAACCCGCCGACCGCCGTCTTCGCCTTCAACGACGCGATGGCCCTGGGCGTCCTGCGCTGGATGCGCGAGAACGGCAAGAGCGTGCCCGGCGACGTCTCGATCGCAGGGTTCGACGACACCTCGGCCGCCGTGCTCGGCGAGACCCCGCTGACCAGCGTCGCGCTGCAGAGCGTGGACCTCGGACGGCGTGCGGCCCAGATCCTGCTCGACATGCTCGACGGCAAGGACGCGCAGAACACCGAGACGGTCATGGCCGGCCGCCTCATGGTGCGCAAGTCCACCGCACCGCCGCGCACCCTCATCTGA
- a CDS encoding glycoside hydrolase family 2 TIM barrel-domain containing protein, with translation MTPQTSLNQHSPRKKHCAYVEDRSPGTGRLAPRAAFASDAATLGLDGRWRFRLAAGLHDTTEGFHAPDFDDAGWDLIAVPSCWQLDGVPGEPRYGAPAYTNVTYPIPLNPPHVPRENPTGEYRYAFDVPADFHAEGARLRFEGVDSCFAVWLNGTLLGDGKGSRLPTEFDVSAVLDPGRRNVIAVRVHQWSAGTYLEDQDMWWLSGIFRSAAILERPRDGISDFFVHADFDPATGAGTLRVDVHTAAGTARLTVPDLGIADADPAGPFVIAHVEPWSDERPRLYTGELVSAGERVPVRIGFRRVETADGVLLANGKPLKFRGVNRHEWHPLTGRTLSPETMLEDVLLMKRHNINAVRTSHYPPDSRFLDLCDEYGLWVVDECDLETHGFALAGWRGNPVADPEWREALLDRAERMVERDKNHPSVVIWSLGNECDSGENLAAMAAWIRERDPDRLIHYEGDRDSSYVDLYSRMYSNYDHVAATGVYQEPMTVDPTVDAHRRSLPFVLCEYAHAMGNGPGGLLEYRDLFESHPRLAGGFIWEWIDHGVAQGAHYAYGGDFGERVHDGNFVADGLLFPDRTPSPGLLEYGKLCEPVRVEGDTIRNLHHTRDTGYLRWSWRLEIDGDLIAQDELPVPPIPPGATHRFRHPVELTKAADAAGPGERWLILEAVLAADEAWAPAGHVVAWGQVELEDAPFSDADPLVDQAVALAADALLAASTPGGTSFGSATIDRGDAAADYLTPQRLGDTVTLGAATFDASSGELLGLAGLAIEGFALDLWRAPIDNERWSSFTAPPLLETWQAAGLDRLVHDVRGVECEPDAFTVTTRVGPVGLDHHLEVTYIWAATDTRLSLTVHTAPNRPWPCPIPRFGVSFQLPGELDTVSWYGLGPGEAYRDSRSAVRVGQYQSSVRDLQTPYLFPQENGNRHQVRRASLTRADGTGLLLSGAPHFDLAVRPWSTAALEAARHPDELVPSGRLHVHVDHAHHGVGSASCGHPLQPRHRLEAMPASFTFTLEALQ, from the coding sequence ATGACCCCACAGACCTCCCTCAACCAGCACTCGCCCCGCAAAAAGCACTGCGCCTACGTCGAGGACCGCTCCCCCGGCACCGGCCGGCTGGCCCCGCGCGCGGCCTTCGCCTCCGACGCCGCGACGCTGGGCCTGGACGGCCGGTGGCGGTTCCGGCTGGCCGCCGGGCTGCACGACACCACCGAGGGCTTCCACGCCCCGGACTTCGACGACGCCGGCTGGGACCTGATCGCCGTCCCGTCGTGCTGGCAGCTGGACGGCGTGCCCGGCGAGCCGCGCTACGGCGCCCCGGCGTACACGAACGTCACCTACCCGATCCCGCTGAACCCGCCGCACGTCCCGCGCGAGAACCCGACCGGCGAGTATCGGTACGCCTTCGACGTGCCCGCCGACTTCCACGCCGAGGGCGCGCGGCTGCGCTTCGAGGGCGTCGACTCCTGCTTCGCGGTCTGGCTGAACGGCACGCTGCTCGGCGACGGCAAGGGCTCGCGGCTGCCCACCGAGTTCGACGTCTCGGCGGTGCTGGATCCGGGGCGGCGCAACGTGATCGCGGTCCGCGTGCACCAGTGGTCGGCCGGCACCTACCTGGAAGACCAGGACATGTGGTGGCTGTCCGGCATCTTCCGGTCGGCGGCGATCCTAGAGCGGCCGCGCGACGGGATATCGGACTTCTTCGTCCACGCCGACTTCGACCCGGCGACCGGCGCGGGCACGCTGCGCGTCGACGTCCACACCGCCGCCGGAACCGCCCGGTTGACCGTCCCCGACCTCGGCATCGCCGACGCCGACCCGGCCGGCCCGTTCGTCATCGCGCACGTCGAGCCGTGGAGCGACGAGCGGCCGCGGCTGTACACCGGCGAGCTGGTCAGCGCCGGCGAGCGCGTCCCGGTCCGGATCGGTTTCCGCCGCGTCGAGACCGCCGACGGCGTCCTGCTGGCCAACGGCAAGCCGCTGAAGTTCCGCGGCGTGAACCGGCACGAGTGGCATCCGCTCACCGGCCGCACGCTGAGCCCGGAGACGATGCTGGAGGACGTGCTGCTGATGAAGCGGCACAACATCAACGCGGTCCGCACCTCGCACTACCCGCCGGACTCCCGGTTCCTGGACCTGTGCGACGAGTACGGCCTGTGGGTCGTCGACGAGTGCGACCTGGAGACGCACGGCTTCGCGCTGGCTGGCTGGCGCGGCAACCCGGTCGCCGACCCGGAGTGGCGCGAAGCGCTGCTGGACCGCGCCGAGCGGATGGTCGAGCGGGACAAGAACCACCCGAGCGTGGTGATCTGGTCGCTGGGCAACGAGTGCGACAGCGGCGAGAACCTGGCCGCGATGGCCGCGTGGATCCGGGAGCGCGACCCGGACCGGCTGATCCACTACGAGGGCGACCGCGACTCCTCCTACGTGGACCTGTACTCGCGGATGTACTCGAACTACGACCACGTGGCCGCCACCGGGGTGTATCAGGAGCCGATGACGGTCGACCCGACCGTGGACGCGCACCGGCGGTCGCTGCCGTTCGTCCTCTGCGAGTACGCGCACGCGATGGGCAACGGCCCCGGCGGCCTGCTGGAATACCGCGACCTGTTCGAGTCGCATCCCCGGCTGGCCGGCGGGTTCATCTGGGAGTGGATCGACCACGGCGTCGCGCAGGGCGCGCACTACGCCTACGGCGGCGACTTCGGCGAGCGGGTGCACGACGGCAACTTCGTCGCCGACGGCCTGCTGTTCCCGGACCGCACGCCCTCGCCGGGCCTGCTGGAGTACGGCAAACTCTGCGAGCCGGTCCGCGTCGAGGGCGACACGATCCGCAACCTGCACCACACCCGGGACACCGGATACCTGCGCTGGAGCTGGCGGTTGGAGATCGACGGCGACCTCATCGCGCAGGACGAACTCCCGGTCCCGCCGATCCCGCCGGGCGCCACGCACCGCTTCCGGCACCCGGTGGAGCTGACGAAGGCCGCCGACGCCGCGGGCCCCGGCGAGCGCTGGCTCATCCTGGAGGCCGTGCTGGCCGCCGACGAGGCCTGGGCGCCGGCCGGGCACGTGGTCGCCTGGGGCCAGGTCGAGCTGGAGGACGCCCCGTTCAGCGACGCCGATCCGTTGGTGGACCAGGCCGTCGCGCTGGCCGCCGACGCGCTGCTGGCGGCCTCCACGCCGGGCGGCACGTCGTTCGGCAGCGCCACGATCGACCGCGGCGACGCGGCCGCGGACTACCTGACGCCGCAACGCCTCGGCGACACCGTCACGCTCGGCGCGGCCACCTTCGACGCCTCCTCCGGGGAGCTGCTGGGCCTGGCCGGACTGGCGATCGAGGGCTTCGCGCTGGACCTGTGGCGCGCCCCGATCGACAACGAGCGCTGGTCCTCCTTCACCGCACCGCCGCTGCTGGAAACCTGGCAGGCCGCCGGACTGGACCGGCTGGTGCACGACGTGCGCGGCGTGGAGTGCGAGCCCGACGCCTTCACCGTCACGACTCGCGTCGGACCGGTCGGCCTGGACCACCACCTGGAGGTCACCTACATCTGGGCGGCGACCGACACCCGGCTGAGCCTGACCGTGCACACCGCGCCGAACCGGCCGTGGCCGTGCCCGATCCCGCGCTTCGGGGTCTCCTTCCAGCTGCCCGGCGAGCTGGACACCGTGAGCTGGTACGGGCTCGGGCCCGGCGAGGCGTACCGGGACAGCCGGTCGGCGGTGCGCGTCGGCCAGTATCAGAGCTCTGTTCGGGACCTGCAGACCCCCTACCTGTTCCCGCAGGAGAACGGCAACCGGCACCAGGTCCGCCGGGCCTCGCTGACCCGCGCGGACGGCACCGGCCTGCTGCTTTCCGGCGCCCCGCACTTCGACCTCGCCGTGCGGCCGTGGAGCACCGCGGCGCTGGAAGCCGCACGGCATCCCGACGAGCTGGTCCCCTCCGGGCGCCTGCACGTCCATGTGGACCACGCACACCACGGCGTCGGAAGCGCGTCGTGCGGCCATCCCCTGCAACCGCGGCACCGCCTGGAGGCCATGCCCGCCAGCTTCACGTTTACCCTGGAGGCGCTACAGTAG